In Thermodesulfobacteriota bacterium, the genomic stretch TGACCATTCACAAAAAATGTATTAATGAACCAATAGTAACATCTTGTGACTGAATGTCAAGGCAAAATACATTTTTAATTTAAACTGACAGGCCCAGGGCGAGATGAGTGTTTCCGGTTGTTGGAGGGCTTTTTATGCCAGATCTGCTGAAGCGTCTTCGTTCTCTATCCCATAACTCCTGATTTTTCTATAAAGATGACTCCTTTCTATGCCTATGGCCTCGGCGGTCCGGGCGATGTTCCCCCCGAACTCCTTGAGTTTCCTTGAGATGAATTCCTTTTCAAAGTCCTTCCTGGCCTCCTTGAGGAGATCGCTCCTGGAGATGAAGCCAGGCTGGACGGACTGGGAACCTTTGATATACGCAGGGAGGTCGCCGGACGTTATCGTATGGGAATGGGTCATTATGACGAGCCTCTCCATGAGGTTCTTAAGCTCCCGGACGTTCCCCGGCCAGTCGTACGAATAAAGCATCTCCCTGGCCTCGGGGCTTACGGAGAGGACTTCCCTTGCCGTCTCCCGCGCGAACTCCTTGAGGAAATGCTCCATCAAAAGGGGTATGTCTTCCCTCCTCTCCCTCAAGGGCGGGACATGGAACGGTATCACGTTGAGCCTGTAATAGAGGTCTTCCCTGAACCTCCCTCTTGCGACCTCCTCGCTCAGGTTCTTGTTGGTGGCGGCGATCACCCTGGTATCGACCGTGATGAGCTCGGTCCCCCCCACCCTCTCAAAGCTCTTCTCCTGGAGGACGCGGAGTATCTTGGCCTGTGTCCTGAGGCTCATGTCCCCTATCTCGTCCAGGAATATGGTGCCCTTGTCGGCCAGGTCGAACTTGCCCTTTTTCTGGGCCAGTGCGTTCGTGAACGCGCCCTTCTCATGCCCGAAGAGCTCGCTCTCGATAAGCTCTTCGGGAATTGCCGCGCAGTTGACCTCGATGAAAGGCCTTCCCGACCTGGTCGAGAGGAGGTGTATGTTCCTTGCGACAAGCTCCTTGCCGGTGCCGTTGTCACCGGTTATGAGTACCCATGAATTGGACGGGGCCGCCTTCCTTATATCGGCCTTGAGCGACTGTATGGCCTGGGAGCCGCCTATTATCTCGAACCTGGCGCCGACCTTCTGCCTGAGGTTGCTGTTCTCCTCGGTAAGCCTCTTCTGCTCTATGGCGTGCTCGACCGTAAGGGTGACCTTTTCGAGCGAGAGCGGCTTTTCGATGAAGTCGTAGGCCCCGAGCTTGGTCGTCCTTACGGCCGTGTCTATGTTGGCGTGCCCGGATATCATTATGACCGGCAGGCCCGGGTGCCTTGATTTAATCTCCTTCAGGGCCTCGACCCCGTCCATGCCCGGGAGCCAGATGTCCAGGAGCACGGCGTCGGGCTGCCTGACCTCGAGTTTCTTAAGCCCCTCCTCGGCGCTACCGGCGGTAACGACCTCGTGCCCCTCGTCCTTGAGGACGCCTAGGAGCGCTTCCCTTATCTCTTTTTCGTCGTCGATTACCAGGACTGTCGTCTTCATATGGTCACGGTCTTTACGGGAAGCTCGATTACGAACCGGGTGCCCCTGGGCTGGTTGTCCCTTACCCTTATGTACCCGTTGTGGTCGGCTATTATGTTGCTCGTGATGGCAAGCCCCAGCCCCGTGCCG encodes the following:
- a CDS encoding sigma-54 dependent transcriptional regulator, which translates into the protein MKTTVLVIDDEKEIREALLGVLKDEGHEVVTAGSAEEGLKKLEVRQPDAVLLDIWLPGMDGVEALKEIKSRHPGLPVIMISGHANIDTAVRTTKLGAYDFIEKPLSLEKVTLTVEHAIEQKRLTEENSNLRQKVGARFEIIGGSQAIQSLKADIRKAAPSNSWVLITGDNGTGKELVARNIHLLSTRSGRPFIEVNCAAIPEELIESELFGHEKGAFTNALAQKKGKFDLADKGTIFLDEIGDMSLRTQAKILRVLQEKSFERVGGTELITVDTRVIAATNKNLSEEVARGRFREDLYYRLNVIPFHVPPLRERREDIPLLMEHFLKEFARETAREVLSVSPEAREMLYSYDWPGNVRELKNLMERLVIMTHSHTITSGDLPAYIKGSQSVQPGFISRSDLLKEARKDFEKEFISRKLKEFGGNIARTAEAIGIERSHLYRKIRSYGIENEDASADLA